From Granulicella sp. WH15, the proteins below share one genomic window:
- a CDS encoding lyase family protein: MLAVSLYKIANDIRLLSRGPRAGFAELLTPENEPGSSIMPGKVNQAKALTMIAVQVMDNYVATGFGGAGGYLEMNVYKPLIIQSIQPRWSGLTRAHSGWFDRSLTKE; this comes from the coding sequence ATGCTGGCGGTCTCTCTCTACAAGATCGCCAACGATATCCGCCTCCTCTCCCGCGGCCCACGTGCGGGCTTTGCCGAACTGCTGACTCCCGAGAACGAACCCGGCTCCTCCATCATGCCGGGCAAGGTAAACCAAGCCAAAGCCCTCACGATGATCGCGGTGCAGGTCATGGACAACTACGTGGCCACAGGCTTCGGTGGCGCGGGCGGCTACCTGGAGATGAACGTCTACAAGCCACTCATCATCCAGTCGATCCAACCAAGATGGTCGGGCCTTACTAGAGCACACTCAGGATGGTTCGACCGTTCACTGACAAAAGAGTGA
- a CDS encoding class I SAM-dependent methyltransferase produces the protein MTSSLRPAALAFDAIAPAFDSRFGAWSSVAAQRRAVRAALLQQFPSEGRVLELGGGTGEDATFLAEHGFKVHLTDPSPTMVQLSAAKLTPLGSTAEIAAGEEMEEFADRYLAAGHPLFDGAYSNFAPLNCVVDLAPVARGLARLLKPGAAAMLVLFGTCCPGEMIVETLRGRPHLALRRSKRGIVPARLAKREFNVVYHRRPEIERSFAPWFVLEKRIGIGIAVPPSAAEPWISNHPRLLATMEACDRALAHPMAMLGDHVLYQLRRTEQ, from the coding sequence ATGACTTCATCCTTGCGTCCCGCAGCTCTTGCCTTTGATGCGATCGCTCCAGCCTTCGACTCGCGGTTCGGAGCCTGGTCCAGTGTGGCGGCACAGCGCCGCGCAGTACGCGCAGCCCTGCTGCAGCAGTTTCCATCCGAAGGCCGAGTGCTGGAACTCGGCGGCGGCACAGGCGAAGATGCGACCTTCCTTGCCGAACATGGCTTCAAGGTGCACCTTACAGACCCTTCGCCGACGATGGTGCAACTCTCAGCAGCCAAGCTAACCCCACTCGGTTCCACGGCAGAGATAGCCGCAGGAGAAGAGATGGAAGAGTTCGCCGACCGTTATCTCGCAGCGGGTCATCCTTTGTTCGACGGAGCCTATTCCAACTTCGCTCCACTCAACTGTGTCGTCGATCTTGCCCCGGTAGCGCGCGGCCTGGCCCGCCTGCTCAAACCTGGGGCCGCCGCCATGCTGGTGCTCTTCGGCACATGCTGCCCCGGCGAGATGATAGTTGAAACCCTACGCGGTCGGCCTCATCTGGCACTGCGTCGCTCCAAGCGAGGTATCGTACCGGCGCGCCTAGCCAAGCGTGAGTTCAACGTCGTCTACCATCGACGTCCAGAGATCGAACGTTCCTTCGCTCCATGGTTTGTACTCGAAAAACGAATTGGTATCGGCATCGCCGTGCCGCCCAGTGCAGCAGAGCCCTGGATCTCAAACCACCCGCGACTGCTCGCCACCATGGAGGCATGTGACCGCGCTCTCGCCCACCCCATGGCGATGCTGGGCGACCACGTGCTGTATCAGCTTCGCCGCACAGAACAATAA
- a CDS encoding class I SAM-dependent methyltransferase, producing the protein MRNGIVHALPPARAAYYARFIADYEHIRAEEGRGSQSEEFYLSLPYKDSSGRNNSQWKIRSKSYDYLIRRVLKPLHHRGSILDLGAGNCWMSFRLALLGYSPIAVDLLTNEDDGLGAAAHFDKHLPNPIPRFQAEATHLPFQAGQFDAIIFNASFHYSEDYEATLRESLRCLKPGGLAIISDTPWYSREESGSLMVAERHAAFRQRFGTASNSVTSLEFLTDERLQTLAKKLSIQWTVHSPWYGLKWAMRPWISKLRHRREPSRFRIYVARKDA; encoded by the coding sequence ATGCGCAATGGCATCGTGCACGCCCTGCCACCCGCACGAGCTGCTTACTATGCCAGATTTATCGCCGATTATGAACATATCCGAGCAGAAGAGGGGCGAGGAAGCCAGAGCGAGGAGTTCTACCTATCGCTGCCGTACAAAGACAGCAGTGGAAGAAACAATAGCCAATGGAAGATCCGCTCGAAGAGCTACGATTACCTGATCCGGCGCGTGTTAAAGCCCTTGCATCATCGCGGATCGATTCTGGATCTCGGTGCCGGTAACTGCTGGATGAGCTTTCGTCTGGCGCTCCTTGGCTACAGCCCCATAGCCGTGGACCTGCTCACCAACGAAGACGACGGCCTGGGTGCCGCTGCTCACTTCGACAAGCATCTTCCCAATCCAATTCCACGCTTCCAGGCCGAAGCTACACATCTCCCTTTCCAGGCCGGACAGTTCGACGCGATCATCTTCAACGCGTCCTTCCACTACTCTGAAGATTATGAGGCCACTCTGCGTGAGTCTCTGCGCTGCCTCAAACCCGGTGGCCTGGCAATCATCAGCGACACGCCCTGGTACTCACGCGAAGAGAGCGGAAGCCTGATGGTTGCCGAACGCCACGCCGCCTTTCGTCAACGCTTTGGCACCGCATCCAATTCAGTAACCAGCCTCGAGTTCCTGACCGACGAGCGCCTGCAAACTCTTGCAAAGAAGCTCTCAATCCAATGGACAGTGCACTCTCCCTGGTACGGCCTCAAGTGGGCCATGCGACCGTGGATCTCCAAGCTGCGCCACCGTCGTGAGCCATCCCGCTTTCGTATTTACGTCGCGAGGAAAGATGCGTAG
- a CDS encoding radical SAM protein yields the protein MADILLTHSYHLPYDAKQLRKMQPYVPIGTLYAATALRDRGFSVAVFDAMLETPAEKFKAMLQQHQPQIVAVYEDDFNFLSKMCLTRMREVAWEIAQAAREIGAIVLVHGSDSTDNPDLFLANGFDYVLCGEAEEVLVELCHSIINNTELPKLDGLVRLDEHMQTVRSQQHLAKNPAWSDLSLPARDLIDLAPYRAAWLSAHGYFSTNMVASRGCPFRCNWCAKPISGNRFHLRAASTVADEMELLKRAGVQHIWFGDDVFALNHHWVSEFAAEVTKRNASIPFKVQSRADLMGEETVLHLKEAGCAEVWMGVESGAQKILDAMDKGITLDTIIAARNRLKDAGIRACFFLQFGYPGETWTELQQTISFVRKMRPDDIGISFSYPLPGTLFYERVQAQLGTKRNWTDSDDLCIMFSAAYTTDFYRAVREALHAEVDSWQEPEPSQHTATRVADLWRKVEQLEPVSRDADAFTFPETIEAFAPPVIVPVEQLLPLRKA from the coding sequence GTGGCTGATATCTTATTGACGCACTCGTATCATCTTCCGTACGACGCCAAACAGCTGCGTAAAATGCAGCCCTATGTACCGATCGGCACGCTCTATGCGGCAACAGCACTGCGCGATCGTGGTTTCTCCGTAGCGGTCTTCGATGCGATGCTTGAAACTCCAGCAGAGAAGTTCAAGGCCATGCTGCAACAGCATCAGCCGCAGATCGTGGCCGTCTACGAGGACGATTTCAACTTCCTCTCCAAGATGTGCCTCACGCGCATGAGAGAGGTGGCCTGGGAGATCGCACAGGCAGCTCGAGAGATCGGCGCTATCGTCCTGGTTCACGGTTCCGACTCCACCGACAATCCCGATCTGTTCCTCGCCAATGGCTTTGATTACGTGCTCTGCGGCGAAGCAGAGGAAGTTCTAGTCGAGCTATGCCACTCAATCATCAACAACACGGAGCTACCAAAGTTAGATGGCCTCGTAAGGCTCGACGAACACATGCAGACTGTCAGAAGTCAACAGCATCTGGCGAAAAACCCGGCGTGGTCTGACCTTTCACTTCCCGCCCGCGACCTGATCGATCTGGCCCCCTACCGTGCAGCATGGCTGAGTGCTCATGGGTACTTCTCGACGAACATGGTAGCCAGCCGCGGCTGCCCATTCCGCTGCAACTGGTGCGCAAAACCGATATCAGGCAATCGCTTCCATCTTCGCGCAGCCTCTACCGTAGCCGACGAGATGGAGTTGTTGAAACGCGCCGGAGTCCAGCACATCTGGTTCGGAGATGATGTCTTCGCACTCAATCATCACTGGGTCAGCGAGTTCGCGGCAGAGGTAACCAAGCGGAATGCGTCTATCCCCTTCAAGGTACAGTCTCGCGCCGACCTAATGGGGGAAGAGACAGTCCTACATCTCAAGGAGGCCGGATGCGCAGAGGTGTGGATGGGCGTTGAATCCGGCGCGCAGAAGATACTCGACGCGATGGACAAAGGCATCACCCTCGACACAATCATCGCTGCTCGCAATCGCCTGAAAGACGCGGGCATTCGCGCATGTTTCTTTCTCCAGTTCGGCTATCCGGGCGAGACCTGGACCGAGCTTCAGCAGACGATCTCCTTCGTTCGCAAGATGCGCCCAGATGACATCGGGATCTCCTTCTCATACCCCCTGCCAGGCACGCTTTTTTATGAGCGCGTGCAGGCTCAGCTTGGCACAAAGCGTAACTGGACCGACAGCGACGATCTGTGCATCATGTTCAGCGCCGCCTATACGACTGACTTTTATCGTGCGGTGCGCGAAGCGCTTCATGCAGAGGTCGATTCATGGCAGGAGCCTGAGCCCTCCCAACATACAGCCACCCGAGTCGCCGACTTATGGCGAAAGGTCGAGCAGCTAGAACCAGTGAGCCGCGATGCAGATGCATTCACCTTTCCCGAAACCATAGAAGCCTTTGCCCCACCGGTCATCGTGCCCGTGGAACAACTGCTTCCGCTCAGGAAAGCATAG
- a CDS encoding nucleotidyltransferase family protein, protein MPLSSQELSQQVHSPAWALRDDAASTLHRLSREQQIHKAVLLSFAEPVPYQVELLLHLTSSQWRSLLHWLDISGLALYLLDRLAELGLHSALPPSVLQRLQQNMDDNTQRTRGMIDESVALQLEFQKAGLSYAVMKGVSLSPVSVPSPELRHQFDLDYLIAERHAPEAQQILERRGYRLYAVSGKSWEFKTNAAPYVSMKDFYKDLPSLAVELHLEAKTSESSRLHRIVHREICGITMPVFSPVDLFLAQGLHAFKDVCSAFSRSAHLLEFYRHILARRDDTTFWRELRAAAESDLRTTLGIGIVTYLITSVMGDFAPAELTSWTVATLPPSIRLWVDLYGQRTIFGSYPGTKLYLLLQKELEIAGITGKRPLNQLLLPSRLPLPVRQAVLNETLSTRISRYCMQIKHVLARLRFHIVEGLRYAIERHRWRQHLDRLPL, encoded by the coding sequence TTGCCCCTTTCCAGCCAAGAGCTTTCGCAACAGGTACACTCCCCTGCCTGGGCATTGCGAGACGATGCAGCCAGCACACTTCATCGCCTGAGCCGAGAACAGCAAATCCACAAGGCTGTTTTGCTGAGCTTCGCCGAGCCGGTCCCTTATCAGGTCGAGCTGCTGCTCCACCTCACCAGCAGTCAATGGCGTAGTCTACTTCATTGGCTCGATATCAGCGGCCTTGCGCTCTACCTACTCGATCGGCTCGCGGAACTGGGGCTGCACAGTGCGTTGCCTCCATCCGTACTCCAGCGTCTGCAACAAAACATGGACGACAATACCCAGCGAACACGCGGCATGATCGACGAGTCTGTTGCGCTTCAGCTTGAGTTTCAAAAGGCTGGCCTTTCGTATGCCGTAATGAAGGGCGTATCACTAAGCCCAGTGTCGGTGCCTAGTCCAGAGCTGCGCCATCAGTTCGATCTCGATTACCTTATCGCCGAACGGCACGCACCCGAAGCTCAACAGATCCTTGAGCGCCGTGGTTATCGCCTATACGCAGTCAGCGGTAAAAGCTGGGAGTTCAAAACCAACGCAGCACCATACGTCTCGATGAAGGATTTCTACAAGGATCTCCCCAGCCTCGCTGTAGAACTGCATCTGGAAGCCAAGACCTCTGAGTCTTCGCGCCTGCACCGCATCGTGCACCGAGAGATCTGCGGCATCACCATGCCGGTCTTTTCACCCGTCGACCTCTTCCTGGCCCAAGGACTTCATGCTTTCAAAGATGTATGCAGCGCCTTCTCCCGCTCCGCACACTTGCTTGAGTTCTACCGCCACATACTCGCGCGCCGCGACGATACCACGTTCTGGCGCGAGCTTCGCGCAGCAGCCGAGAGTGACCTAAGAACAACCTTGGGAATCGGGATAGTAACTTACCTGATTACCTCTGTCATGGGCGACTTCGCTCCCGCGGAACTTACCTCCTGGACCGTTGCGACGCTGCCTCCATCCATACGCCTCTGGGTCGATCTATACGGTCAACGCACCATCTTCGGAAGCTATCCCGGAACCAAGTTGTATCTTCTTCTGCAGAAGGAACTAGAGATCGCAGGCATCACAGGCAAGCGTCCACTTAACCAGTTGCTCCTGCCGTCTCGCCTGCCGCTACCAGTGAGACAAGCCGTACTCAACGAAACACTCTCAACACGCATCTCGCGATACTGCATGCAGATTAAACACGTTCTTGCCCGCCTGCGTTTTCACATCGTGGAAGGATTGCGCTATGCCATCGAGCGACACCGCTGGCGGCAGCACCTGGATCGGCTCCCCTTATGA
- a CDS encoding amidohydrolase family protein, with protein MRSSISSCNGATLIHGARCAIGPQENIYASIKIAHGRIMHILHDRALSPSTGEYTEINLSGFLVMPGLVNAHDHLQFALHPRLANPPYRNYIDWGEDIHARFPDLFAKYRSIPRDVRLWWGGIRNLLCGVTTVCHHDTLWPELQREDFPTKVIQKYGWGHSLALGGDLHAAYSATPADSAFIIHACEGLDEQMREELFELDRLNLLNENTVLVHGLAIDSAGFSLLQAQRASLIVCPSSNKFLFDKLPDMDVLGTLENIALGNDSPLTATGDLLDEIRFAIVSCGIAPRTAYHMVTEAPAKILRLSNDEGEICASGAADLIAIQDTGQHAADRLRTLSITDIELVIVAGRVQLASEAIWKRLPSQSRDGLNPLSIDGTLRWLRAPVNELLQRAEEILGPGQVRLGGRQLCSPPHCGDAA; from the coding sequence ATGCGTAGTTCCATTTCCTCGTGCAACGGAGCCACGCTCATTCATGGCGCACGCTGCGCTATCGGCCCACAGGAAAACATATACGCATCCATAAAGATTGCTCATGGCCGCATCATGCACATACTGCACGATAGAGCATTATCACCTTCGACAGGCGAATACACAGAGATCAATCTCAGTGGCTTTTTGGTAATGCCTGGCTTGGTCAATGCACACGATCACCTGCAATTCGCCCTGCATCCGAGACTGGCGAACCCACCGTACCGCAATTACATAGACTGGGGCGAAGACATACACGCCCGGTTTCCTGATCTGTTTGCAAAGTACCGATCCATCCCCAGGGATGTACGTCTGTGGTGGGGCGGCATACGAAACCTTCTCTGCGGAGTCACAACCGTGTGCCACCACGACACGCTTTGGCCAGAGCTGCAAAGGGAAGACTTTCCGACAAAGGTGATTCAGAAATACGGCTGGGGACATTCTCTGGCTTTGGGCGGCGATCTTCACGCAGCCTACTCCGCCACGCCCGCAGACAGCGCCTTTATCATCCACGCGTGTGAAGGCCTTGACGAGCAGATGCGGGAAGAGCTATTCGAACTTGATCGCCTCAATCTTTTGAATGAGAATACCGTGCTCGTACACGGTCTTGCCATTGACAGCGCGGGCTTCTCCTTATTGCAGGCGCAACGAGCTTCATTGATCGTCTGTCCTTCGTCCAACAAGTTTCTCTTCGACAAGCTCCCCGACATGGACGTCCTCGGCACTCTGGAAAACATCGCTCTCGGCAACGATTCCCCCCTGACAGCCACAGGCGACCTCCTGGACGAGATTCGATTTGCTATCGTCTCTTGCGGCATCGCCCCCAGAACCGCTTATCACATGGTGACAGAAGCTCCCGCAAAGATACTGCGTTTGAGCAACGACGAAGGCGAGATCTGTGCATCCGGCGCAGCCGACCTGATCGCGATTCAAGATACGGGACAACACGCTGCGGACAGGTTGCGGACACTTTCCATCACGGACATAGAGCTCGTGATAGTTGCAGGGCGCGTACAACTTGCCTCAGAGGCAATCTGGAAGCGGCTTCCTTCCCAGTCAAGAGATGGCCTGAACCCGTTATCCATCGATGGAACACTCCGGTGGCTGCGCGCTCCCGTAAATGAGCTACTACAAAGAGCAGAAGAGATTCTCGGACCAGGACAAGTACGCCTCGGAGGCCGCCAGCTCTGCTCTCCGCCACATTGCGGTGATGCTGCATGA
- a CDS encoding NAD-dependent malic enzyme has product MNEHLQAAASGRVLQVSLSGFDLINSPRLNKGTAFSDHERDVFDLHGLLPPLVGSLADQLERRMAALRAQPTTFSKYSFLRDLQDTNETLFYALLVRNIEEMLPLVYTPTVGEGCQRFSEIWRKPRGLFLSYPNRNRIDQILSHAIYDDVKCIVVSDGERILGLGDQGAGGMGIPIGKMALYTALGGIHPEHCLPILLDVGTDNQDRLKNPLYIGWRNPRIRGQEYDDFVDLFVKSVKKRWPHVLLQWEDFAGANAARFLARYRDQLCTFNDDIQGTAAVAAATLISAINVTGVPLEQQKIAIVGFGSAGLGITNMLAQFMQDKGLTAEQARSRFYAIDRYGLVTEAGQDVRPEQMPYARKEQEVESWRQPNGEIALLDVVRNAKPTVLIGVSGQPGAFTEQAVREMATYAERPVIFPLSNPTSRSEATAQDLMDWTDGRALIGTGSPSEPVNVAGKKVPVTQTNNSYIFPGLALGILASKAKRVTDAMIKAAAEELIRHLPTQTDKQARLLPPLSEARSLGHLIGQAVGRQAIRDGQAQIANEDALNRELQANTWEPVYVPYQRKNIEPCK; this is encoded by the coding sequence ATGAACGAGCACTTGCAAGCGGCCGCTTCCGGAAGAGTTCTTCAGGTCTCCCTCTCGGGATTCGACCTGATCAACTCCCCCCGTCTCAACAAGGGAACAGCCTTCTCCGATCATGAGCGCGATGTATTCGACCTGCACGGCCTGCTGCCTCCGCTTGTGGGCAGTCTCGCTGACCAGCTTGAGCGTCGTATGGCGGCCCTGCGGGCGCAACCTACCACCTTCAGCAAATACAGCTTCCTCCGCGATCTGCAGGACACCAACGAGACACTCTTCTATGCGCTGCTGGTGCGCAACATCGAAGAGATGCTGCCCCTCGTCTACACTCCGACCGTCGGCGAGGGCTGCCAGCGCTTCAGCGAGATATGGCGTAAGCCACGCGGACTATTTCTCAGCTATCCCAATCGGAATCGTATCGATCAGATTCTGAGCCACGCCATCTACGACGACGTAAAGTGCATTGTCGTCAGCGATGGCGAGCGCATCCTCGGACTGGGCGATCAGGGCGCGGGCGGCATGGGTATTCCCATCGGCAAGATGGCTCTCTACACCGCGCTCGGCGGCATTCATCCCGAGCACTGCCTTCCCATCCTGCTCGACGTAGGCACCGACAACCAGGACCGCCTGAAGAATCCTCTTTATATCGGATGGCGAAATCCCCGCATTCGCGGCCAGGAGTACGACGACTTTGTCGACCTCTTCGTCAAGAGCGTAAAGAAGCGCTGGCCGCACGTTCTCCTGCAATGGGAGGACTTTGCCGGTGCGAATGCTGCCCGATTCCTCGCCCGCTATCGCGATCAGCTCTGCACCTTCAACGACGACATCCAGGGCACCGCTGCTGTGGCCGCCGCCACCCTCATCTCTGCGATCAACGTAACCGGAGTGCCGCTTGAGCAGCAGAAGATTGCGATCGTTGGCTTCGGCAGCGCGGGTCTGGGCATCACCAATATGCTGGCGCAGTTCATGCAGGACAAGGGGCTCACCGCCGAACAGGCGCGCAGCCGCTTCTATGCCATCGACCGCTACGGCCTCGTTACCGAGGCGGGCCAGGACGTGCGCCCCGAGCAGATGCCCTACGCGCGCAAAGAGCAGGAGGTCGAGAGCTGGCGGCAGCCGAACGGCGAGATCGCGCTGCTCGACGTAGTGCGCAACGCAAAGCCCACAGTACTCATTGGTGTATCCGGCCAACCCGGCGCCTTCACCGAACAGGCAGTCCGAGAGATGGCGACCTACGCCGAGCGCCCCGTCATCTTTCCGCTCTCGAACCCTACCTCGCGCAGCGAAGCCACCGCTCAAGACCTGATGGACTGGACCGATGGCCGTGCTCTCATCGGTACCGGCAGCCCCTCCGAGCCAGTGAACGTCGCGGGCAAAAAAGTCCCCGTCACCCAGACGAACAACTCGTACATCTTCCCCGGTCTCGCGCTCGGCATCCTTGCCTCAAAGGCCAAACGCGTAACCGATGCAATGATTAAAGCGGCAGCCGAAGAGTTGATCCGCCACCTACCCACGCAGACGGATAAGCAAGCGCGCCTCCTCCCGCCGCTTTCAGAGGCCCGCAGCCTCGGTCACCTGATCGGCCAGGCCGTAGGCAGGCAGGCCATTCGCGATGGACAAGCACAGATCGCCAACGAGGATGCTCTGAACCGCGAGCTTCAAGCCAACACCTGGGAGCCTGTCTACGTTCCTTACCAACGGAAGAATATCGAGCCATGCAAGTAA
- a CDS encoding nucleotide disphospho-sugar-binding domain-containing protein → MKAHFGVLSYKGTGHLNPLIALSRQLVARGHRVTFFQSPEFEQKILRHGLEFSAIRVHESHSSHSKLKPSSRIAAMRNGVNRIAEDMEFFLQELPAAIQGSGVDTLLIGEISLAGPTLAEMLRLPYFIVSTSIPHNFGWNAPSFIAPTGSWLDRLQKYALEVSVLRMKGPVRRRLDQYRSRVGLGPIRKAYKAFPSLAHITQVPQCLDLPRATLPVNFFYTAPFVDENTRPSIPFPWDRLDGRPIIYASLGTTRKNDPAIFHRIAEACSDLDVQLVITLGGRRDPALFVDLPGDPLVVKDAPQLELLKRAEIVITHAGPNTVLETLMQGKPMLALPMVLDQPAVATRLARLNAAEVLSIPNRSSQQIRAALVRLQSDASYRDAAKKIQAQMQSIHGLKRASDIIEAALARHSSNNT, encoded by the coding sequence ATGAAAGCCCACTTCGGCGTCCTCTCTTACAAAGGCACCGGCCATCTAAACCCACTCATAGCCTTGTCACGACAGCTGGTAGCGCGCGGGCACCGAGTCACATTCTTTCAAAGCCCGGAGTTCGAGCAGAAGATACTTCGTCATGGCCTGGAGTTCTCTGCCATTAGAGTGCATGAGTCCCACTCGAGCCACTCAAAGCTCAAGCCATCCTCGCGCATTGCAGCGATGCGCAATGGTGTAAACCGCATCGCCGAAGACATGGAGTTCTTTCTGCAAGAGCTTCCCGCAGCCATTCAAGGCTCCGGCGTAGATACGCTCCTTATCGGCGAAATCTCTCTGGCCGGCCCCACCCTGGCCGAGATGCTTCGCCTCCCCTACTTCATCGTCTCCACCTCCATCCCGCACAACTTCGGATGGAACGCACCTTCATTCATCGCACCTACAGGATCATGGCTCGACCGCCTGCAAAAGTATGCTCTGGAGGTCTCTGTGCTGCGCATGAAAGGCCCCGTCCGCCGCAGGCTTGACCAGTACAGAAGCCGCGTCGGCCTGGGACCAATTCGCAAAGCTTATAAGGCCTTTCCTTCACTCGCCCACATCACGCAAGTTCCCCAGTGCCTCGATCTCCCCCGTGCCACACTTCCCGTAAACTTTTTCTACACCGCACCATTCGTGGACGAAAACACTCGACCATCCATTCCATTTCCCTGGGATCGCCTCGATGGTCGCCCCATCATCTACGCATCGCTGGGAACAACACGCAAGAACGATCCTGCCATCTTTCATCGAATCGCCGAAGCATGTAGCGACTTGGATGTGCAACTGGTCATCACACTGGGTGGTCGGCGAGACCCGGCGCTCTTCGTAGACCTCCCCGGAGATCCTCTGGTCGTGAAAGATGCTCCACAGCTTGAACTTCTCAAGCGAGCGGAGATTGTAATCACTCATGCCGGCCCGAACACCGTTCTCGAGACACTCATGCAGGGCAAGCCCATGCTCGCTCTACCCATGGTTCTCGATCAACCTGCCGTCGCCACTCGCCTGGCGCGATTAAACGCAGCCGAAGTCCTCTCCATCCCCAACCGCTCCTCGCAACAGATACGCGCCGCACTGGTAAGACTACAGAGCGACGCAAGCTATCGCGATGCAGCAAAAAAAATCCAGGCGCAGATGCAGTCCATACACGGCCTCAAGCGTGCCTCGGATATCATCGAAGCTGCCCTGGCGAGACATAGCTCCAACAACACTTGA
- the ribA gene encoding GTP cyclohydrolase II, whose protein sequence is MTLKKIAEIALPTHWANFRLLGFEGLLEGDTVKRESALALVLGDIHSSPPLVRIHSQCATGDVFHSLRCDCHDQLHLALRTIAEEGTGVLLYEHQEGRGIGLMEKLRAYALQDQGLDTIEANLQLGHAVDLRDYRLAVAILQHLKIPALRLMTNNPEKIDAVLAAGIEIVERLSADVPGSPYSAHYLAVKRDQLGHLTGSKTMTLI, encoded by the coding sequence ATTACGCTAAAAAAAATCGCTGAAATCGCTCTTCCAACACACTGGGCTAACTTCCGGCTATTAGGCTTCGAAGGTCTTCTCGAAGGAGATACCGTCAAACGCGAAAGCGCCCTGGCCCTCGTGCTTGGCGACATTCACAGCTCCCCTCCCCTGGTTCGCATCCACTCTCAATGCGCCACCGGCGACGTGTTCCATTCTCTGCGCTGCGATTGCCACGATCAGCTTCACCTCGCCTTGCGCACCATCGCAGAAGAAGGCACCGGCGTCCTTCTCTACGAACATCAGGAAGGACGCGGAATCGGCCTTATGGAGAAGCTGCGCGCCTACGCCCTACAGGACCAGGGACTCGACACCATCGAAGCCAATCTCCAGTTGGGGCATGCAGTGGACTTGCGTGATTACCGCCTTGCCGTGGCCATTCTGCAGCACCTTAAGATTCCCGCACTGCGCCTGATGACCAACAACCCCGAGAAGATCGACGCCGTGCTTGCCGCGGGAATCGAGATCGTCGAGCGCCTGAGCGCCGACGTACCCGGCAGCCCCTACTCGGCTCACTATCTCGCGGTCAAGCGTGATCAGCTCGGTCATCTCACGGGTTCCAAAACGATGACATTGATCTGA